One genomic segment of Helianthus annuus cultivar XRQ/B chromosome 14, HanXRQr2.0-SUNRISE, whole genome shotgun sequence includes these proteins:
- the LOC110906452 gene encoding leucine-rich repeat extensin-like protein 5, protein MPPRFFRRRGRGKGPITAPNNNEAGPSNTRAPSTTESDDPRQNRRNLFEPARRSVSHSSTPPNPYGPQPDYEPNNPQPSYIPLQRSLSHNSFGDPTPVFTGRFNSANFLQEPGDFNPLGPEDHFSGDHADDMDEDTHPVEPASGTPNHPIEISDGSSFHGSPYVGPDSFQAMFTRHEWYYTPPRHSSPQQQQDPSEDPRFVAVTPPPPPPPVQPAPPQPPRRRRTGARISARTGDFHFSSPLQSSGNHYPPHQEDPQMGGPSHPVASQPPPMGFDNPIPAYTGSMAYNPFEQPAHTNYNYAEADPYMVAANYNTQGHYGDPWGVGYPTHGYQIPARPIIRTQSQPPRFSLPEREEILQRLDYVEREFHRERRERQTFFQGLTSLIKGKGKKDH, encoded by the coding sequence ATGCCGCCAAGATTCTtcagaagaagaggaagaggcaaggggCCGATCACCGCCCCCAATAATAATGAAGCTGGACCTTCGAATACGCGAGCTCCATCTACCACGGAGAGTGACGATCCCCGGCAGAAccggaggaacctctttgagccggCTAGACGGTCGGTCTCACATAGTTCAACACCTCCTAACCCCTATGGGCCCCAACCAGATTATGAGCCCAACAACCCTCAACCTTCATACATACCATTACAGCGATCCTTATCGCACAACTCTTTCGGTGACCCTACACCAGTTTTTACGGGTCGGTTTAACTCGGCAAATTTCCTACAAGAACCAGGGGATTTTAACCCATTGGGTCCAGAAGATCATTTCTCTGGAGATCATGCGGacgacatggacgaggatacgcACCCCGTCGAGCCTGCCAGTggtacaccaaaccacccgatagagatctcTGACGGATCTTCCTTCCACGGATCGCCCTATGTTGGTCCTGATAGCTTTCAAGCTATGTTTACCAGGCACGAATGGTACTATACACCTCCTCGCCATTCATCGCCTCAGCAGCAACAAGATCCCTCTGAGGATCCAAGGtttgtggcagtcacgccaccacctccgccgccaccagttcaaccggCACCCCCGCAaccaccaaggcgtaggagaaccgGAGCGCGTATATCTGCGCGAACAGGAGACTTCCATTTTAGTTCTCCACTACAATCAAGCGGCAACCACTACCCGCCACATCAAGAAGATCCACAAATGGGTGGGCCTTCACACCCAGTTGCATCTCAACCACCGCctatgggttttgataacccaattccgGCATACACGGGTTCCAtggcgtacaacccgtttgagcagccagcaCACACCAACTACAATTACGCCGAAGCCGATCCGTACATGGTAGCGGCTAACTATAACACCCAAGGACACTATGGAGATCCATGGGGAGTAGGGTACCCAACTCATGGGTACCAAATACCTGCAAGACCTATTATACGGACACAATCACAACCACCAAGGTTCTCTCTGCCTGAGCGTGAAGAAATTCTACAAAGGTTGGACTATGTAGAGCGAGAATTTCACAGGGAACGAAGGGAGCGACAAACGTTCTTCCAAGGATTGACAAGCTTGATCAAGGGGAAGGGCAAGAAGGACCACTGA